The genomic DNA CTCagttctgtttccctttctttttttcttggaggGGGGGTGGAGCCAGCCTGATCCCAGCACACATGGCCAGTTAGTCCAGTCAGGCTCTAGGCCCCCGCCAACAGGCCAGGTGTAAGAGATTCGTAGGCCGGTCTTTACTGAGGTTATTTGTCTAGTAAAGGAATGTATTTTTGCCATCACTTTGGAGTTGCACTTTTGATGTTCCTGTGAATACATGCAGGGTTAGTGTGTAATTGAAGGCATTTTGTTCTGTCCAAGGATTCCATCCTCCTCCTCCGTCCTTGTGCCCAAACTCTACTGGTTTCTCATTCCGTGAGGATGATTTGGTGGAAGAAGATACAGTGGCAGCAGCGTTACCTGTGGGCCCTGGGCTGCTATATGCTGCTGGCCATTGTTGCTCTGAGGCTTTGTCTCAGATTGAAATGTGACTTTGATTCCCTGGATCTGAAGTCCAGAGATTTTCAGAGCCGGCACTGTAGAGACATCTTGTACAAGTCCCTGAAACTGCCAGCAAAGAGATCCATCAACTGTTCTCGGATCATCCAAGGGGACCAGCAGGCAGTGATTGAGGCTGTGCTGGACAATCTGGAGATCAAGAACAAGCGGAAGCCTTTCACAGACACTGACTACCTTAACATGACCAGAGACTGTGAGCACTTTAAGGCTAAAAGGAAGTTCATACGGTTCCCTCTGAGCCAAGAAGAGTTAGACTTCCCTATTGCCTACTCAATGGTGGtccatgagaaaatagaaaactttgaAAGATTGCTCCGAGCTGTGTATGCCCCTCAGAACATATACTGCATCCACGTGGATGAGAAATCCCCAGAAACTTTCAAAGAGGCAGTCAAGGCAATTATTTCATGCTTCCCAAATGTCTTCATGGCCAGTAAGTTGGTTCGGGTGGTTTATGCCTCCTGGTCCAGGGTGCAGGCTGACCTGAACTGTATGGAAGACTTGCTCCAGAGCCCAGTGCCATGGAAATACTTACTAAATACATGTGGGACAGACTTTCCTATAAAGACCAATGCCGAGATGGTCCTGGCCCTCAAGATGTTGAATGGGAAGAACAGTATGGAGTCAGAAATACCTACTGAGTACAAAAAGACTCGCTGGAAATATCACTATGAGACAAAAGACACATTGTATGTAACCAACAAGATGAAGGATCCTCCCCCTGATAACATACCTATGTTCACAGGGAATGCCTATATTGTAGCTTCCCGAGACTTTGTCCGACATGTCTTAGAGAACCCCAAGTCCCGACAA from Panthera uncia isolate 11264 unplaced genomic scaffold, Puncia_PCG_1.0 HiC_scaffold_310, whole genome shotgun sequence includes the following:
- the LOC125917929 gene encoding beta-1,3-galactosyl-O-glycosyl-glycoprotein beta-1,6-N-acetylglucosaminyltransferase 3; this encodes MIWWKKIQWQQRYLWALGCYMLLAIVALRLCLRLKCDFDSLDLKSRDFQSRHCRDILYKSLKLPAKRSINCSRIIQGDQQAVIEAVLDNLEIKNKRKPFTDTDYLNMTRDCEHFKAKRKFIRFPLSQEELDFPIAYSMVVHEKIENFERLLRAVYAPQNIYCIHVDEKSPETFKEAVKAIISCFPNVFMASKLVRVVYASWSRVQADLNCMEDLLQSPVPWKYLLNTCGTDFPIKTNAEMVLALKMLNGKNSMESEIPTEYKKTRWKYHYETKDTLYVTNKMKDPPPDNIPMFTGNAYIVASRDFVRHVLENPKSRQLIEWVKDTYSPDEHLWATLQRAPWMPGSIPYHSKFHISDMAAIARLVKWQGHEGNISMGAPYAPCSGIHQRSICIYGTGDLHWILQNHHLLANKFDPKVDDNVLQCLEEYLRHKAIYGTEL